Part of the Vicia villosa cultivar HV-30 ecotype Madison, WI unplaced genomic scaffold, Vvil1.0 ctg.000567F_1_1, whole genome shotgun sequence genome is shown below.
CCTCGGTATTTCTTTCTTGCAATGTTGATTCTTTACCCTTTAAGTTCCTTGGTGTCAAAGTTGGTGATAGTCCTAGGAAAAATTCTATGTGGAGAGATATGACTAACCTCTTGAGGAGTAGGTTGGCAGTTTGGAAAGGAAGACACCTCTCGCTAGCTGGTCGTGTTACTTTGATCAATACAGTTTTGAACATAATTCCAATTTACTATTTATCTTTCTACAAAGCGCCTTCTAAAGCTATTCGTGAAATTCGTTCAATTCAAAGCAACTTCCTTTGGGGTGGTTGTGAGAATATGAatattcattgggtgagttgggaCATTATTTGCAATCCTCGAGAAAAGGGTGGTCTGGGTTTAAAAGATGATGTGGAGGTTATAAATTTGGCACTCTTGATTAAGTGGAAATGGAGGATTTTGAAAGAGCATGATTCGGTTTGGAGTGGGATTTTAAGAACGCGTTATGGTGATCCGGCGACTAAGGTTCTCATTGGTGATAAAAGTGTGTTGAATAAGAGGGATTCCATTTGGTGGAGAGATCTCATTACCTCCGATAATTCTGTTTTCTGTCGTGTGATCGTTTTGCAGGAGCTGTTATTTGTAGAATCGGAAATGGTGAGGAAACCTCGTTTTGGCATTCAAGGTAGCATGGTCTTTAACCTTTGAAAGAGGCCTACCCAGAGCTGTTTCTGCAAGCGGCAGACCCGTGCAGTTCGGTCGCTGCACGTGGTTCTTGGTCCAATCACGACTGGGCTTGGAATTTTGCGGCTATTCTCGAGAATGCAGAAGCTGTGCAGCCTGGTTTACAACTTGAGTTCGAGGATCTAATGCACGAGTTGGTTTTGGAGGATAACATTGAGGATAGCTACGAGTGGTCGAATGGATCTTATGAAAATTTTACGATTAAGTCTTGCTTTGAGCACTTTAATGCAAATTCTTCCGTTTCTCCTATTTCCGCGGATGTGGTGAAAACTATAAACTATTTATGGAAAATTAAAGTCCCTTCAAAATTATAAACTTTTGGTTGGAGAATCTTACTCAATAGGATGCCTACTAAGGATCAATTGTTCAAGAGaggtattttgttgaattcaaatgatttttgttgtgtgttttgtttgtcGGAGGTGGAATCTTTAGCGCATCTTTGTGGTCTTTGCTCGATATCAGAAAGAATTTGGAGGAAGGTTTACAATTGGATCGGAAACTTTGTGGAAATAAATTTGGGGGAGTTTGAAGGTTTTTTCTCCTCTTGCGAAAAGGAGAAAATTTTAGATAAAAGGACAACAATTGCAGTCATTTGGTTGGCTACGGTGTGGAGTCTTTGGTTGAAGTGCAATGTCATCATCTTTAAGGGAGAGTCTTTCAACTTCGATGAGTGTTTGTTGGAAATAGTCCTTAATGCGTGGAAGTGGATGTGCTCCTTTTGTAATCTTTTAGATTCTAGTAACTTTTATGTATGGAATACCGTACTTCTCCTTTGTTTTAGGACGAGGCTTTCCGTTCTATAATCGGGTGGAGTATCCCTTATATTCCTTTTAATAGATccgttgcctattaaaaaaaaaaaatctagacTTACCAATTGACGATAATTCCAAAAGTTGGAATTTTGGATCTCGATAATCCAGTAGATTAGAACTTAATATCATGAACATAATGAGATGTATGTGAATAACCAGATTCTAGGGTGTAGTTAGTGAGGCCTTAATTTCAAACAACAGTACCTTTAACGTAAGACAACTACAAAGAATGCACAAAACAACCAAATAAGGTTTCTTATAACAAAACCCTTTGATTAAACTCAAAATCTGTTTATGTTCCAAAAAGGTTTAAGGTAACATAAAATCCAAAGATGTTTCATTGAGGAACCGTAGCTGTTAATGTCACGTGCCTTGGGTCAGTAAGAATTGATGTTATGTTCACAAAACCAGCTTCCCTCAGTGTTTCATCCATATCAGTCAAGTAGTACTCGTCAAGAAACGGTTCTGTGCTCTTCATCAATGTAAACAGAACCGGAGACAATTCCTACAACACATGAAGAAAACAAATGAAGAACTTTGATCATGTTCCAACTGTGAACATTATGGTCAAGAGAAGCCGGGAAATACCTGTAGGACTTTCGACTTTGGCTGCAAAAGGAAGTATTAATGATATCAGTGTTTGTGATAGGAACATAGATTAAAAAAGAAACATGATCATGATTTTATATACCGAATTATCTGTCATAGCTAGCGTGCCTCCAGGCCGAAGGAGACGGAAGGCTTCCTTTACTACATTCACTATAGCTTTATTAGGACATTCATGAAACTGCATAAATTGAAAAACATTACTCTAAACCATAAAGTATATGCAGAATTATCTGCATAAAATTTGGGACATGTGCAGTAGTCTGTCTTGCACGGCCTCAAAGATGGTTCTCAGTGTAAATAGAAAGGAAGGTGAAAAAAAGACATACCACATAAGCAATAGATACAAGATCAAATGATTTAGAAGGCAAGCCAGTGTATTCTCCATTAGCATGTATCCATTTTATAGGATTTTTTCTAGTTGTTCCTCTCTTTTCCTTATGCTGAGCAACAGATAGAAAGTAAGGTGACAAATCTAGCCCCTGGAACAAAACATATCAATGACACGCATAGGCTTCTTTTACAAGGTTTTGACAGAAATTTCATTCATTAAATACTCACGGTGACTTTGGCTGTAGGGAACTTGTCTGCAAGGTATCTCGAGCTTACTCCTACCGAGCATCCAATATCTAGAATGTCATCAATCGTGGACGTTTTCGAATGCTGTAGATGGTGTTGTTCAATTGCATTAAGCCAATTTCCGCGTAGGACCTGAGTCGCTTCATCTACGGAAGAAGCGGTAGGAATCGCTCGTCTTACCATTGACTTAGTGGCAGCTTCTGCTTCTGCTGCTGCCTATCATCATATAACACAGATCTTAATGATATCATATCACAAAGGCGTATCTGGTGTTCAAAACATATCAGCATCCGACACTGACACTGACACAACACACCGGACAAATCAGCAATTACCACTTACCAGCCATGTAAGATTCCCCTCATCATATGCATGGAATGGATTCAAATAATCTGCACAGAAAACTCATTAAATCACTTGAAAGTTGAAACATGCAGtacaaagaaaacaaaaagaacaaAAAGTAATATGAAATTACAATCTGGATATACTAAAGACTTGTTTTGAATGCTGTCCAGCTCCTTATAAACATCTGACTCCAAAATCTCCTTTGTCATTTCCCT
Proteins encoded:
- the LOC131629478 gene encoding uncharacterized protein LOC131629478 isoform X1 gives rise to the protein MALSSPPLHNLSSLISSHGIATATARAPSRCHLTVHAAASDTTTSLKVSTFEEGNLVRPKWTGETPLSRLVRALISFKPLYSILKLGARQVLISTAEKNNIPWREMTKEILESDVYKELDSIQNKSLVYPDYYLNPFHAYDEGNLTWLAAAEAEAATKSMVRRAIPTASSVDEATQVLRGNWLNAIEQHHLQHSKTSTIDDILDIGCSVGVSSRYLADKFPTAKVTGLDLSPYFLSVAQHKEKRGTTRKNPIKWIHANGEYTGLPSKSFDLVSIAYVFHECPNKAIVNVVKEAFRLLRPGGTLAMTDNSPKSKVLQELSPVLFTLMKSTEPFLDEYYLTDMDETLREAGFVNITSILTDPRHVTLTATVPQ
- the LOC131629478 gene encoding uncharacterized protein LOC131629478 isoform X2: MALSSPPLHNLSSLISSHGIATATARAPSRCHLTVHAAASDTTTSLKVSTFEEGNLVRPKWTGETPLSRLVRALISFKPLYSILKLGARQVLISTAEKNNIPWREMTKEILESDVYKELDSIQNKSLVYPDYYLNPFHAYDEGNLTWLAAAEAEAATKSMVRRAIPTASSVDEATQVLRGNWLNAIEQHHLQHSKTSTIDDILDIGCSVGVSSRYLADKFPTAKVTHKEKRGTTRKNPIKWIHANGEYTGLPSKSFDLVSIAYVFHECPNKAIVNVVKEAFRLLRPGGTLAMTDNSPKSKVLQELSPVLFTLMKSTEPFLDEYYLTDMDETLREAGFVNITSILTDPRHVTLTATVPQ